From one Rhodoferax sp. PAMC 29310 genomic stretch:
- a CDS encoding GntR family transcriptional regulator — protein MRKISSNRSRVQQVRDQLEDDIVNGRMQPGDQVKIEQLMTRFEVSRTPVREALQQLEASGMVAVLPKRGTFVAKVGIPELIQMFEVMAELEAMCARLAARRASGVALKEIKGALGDCEREAEAADPNAYYYANELFHGLIYQACGNPFLVQQTQTLKNRLKPYRRMQLRMRNRIKQSLEEHRQIAAALEAGDAEAAAHAAREHVLIQGQRFTDFISLSNAGERP, from the coding sequence ATGCGAAAAATATCCAGTAACCGCTCCCGCGTCCAACAAGTCAGAGACCAGCTTGAGGACGATATCGTCAACGGCCGGATGCAACCTGGCGATCAGGTGAAAATAGAACAATTGATGACCCGGTTCGAGGTGTCTCGCACGCCCGTTCGAGAGGCCTTGCAGCAGTTGGAGGCCAGCGGGATGGTCGCAGTGCTGCCCAAACGCGGCACCTTTGTGGCCAAGGTCGGTATTCCAGAGTTGATTCAGATGTTTGAGGTGATGGCTGAGCTGGAGGCGATGTGCGCGCGGTTGGCTGCGCGTCGTGCGTCTGGGGTTGCTTTGAAAGAGATCAAGGGCGCCTTGGGCGACTGTGAGCGGGAGGCCGAAGCGGCGGACCCCAATGCTTACTATTACGCCAATGAGTTGTTTCATGGCTTGATCTACCAGGCCTGTGGCAACCCGTTCCTCGTCCAGCAAACCCAGACTCTTAAAAACAGGTTAAAACCCTACCGGCGAATGCAGCTGCGCATGCGCAATCGCATCAAGCAGTCGCTGGAAGAGCACCGCCAAATCGCCGCTGCGCTCGAAGCCGGTGACGCTGAAGCGGCCGCCCATGCGGCGCGGGAGCATGTTTTAATCCAGGGGCAACGCTTCACTGACTTCATCAGTCTGAGCAATGCCGGTGAACGCCCGTAA
- the dctP gene encoding TRAP transporter substrate-binding protein DctP, whose amino-acid sequence MKTSVQRHLSAIALAAMAAIGTAAHAEVTLKASHQFPGGKGDVRDEMVQMIAREVAAANVDMTIKVFPGSSLVKAQEQWKAMLSGQIDMTSLPLDYASGFHPQFGATLMPGLVKGHAHARRINDSAFLKDIKGIIEKGGVKVLADAWLAGAFGGKDKCIKKPDDVVGMKVRSAGATFSQMWAGAGASIVSIPSSEVYSALQQGVATGTDTSTGSFVSFRLYEQLKCVTAPGDNALWFMYEPVLISMKSWDKLNPAQQKALMAASQKAENFFEAESKKLDEKMVETFKANKVEVVTLTDAEADAWRAVAQKTSYKEFADKVPGGKELIEKALSVK is encoded by the coding sequence ATGAAGACATCCGTTCAACGCCACCTTTCCGCCATCGCACTGGCCGCTATGGCAGCCATTGGGACTGCGGCTCACGCCGAAGTGACGCTCAAGGCGTCACACCAGTTTCCTGGTGGCAAGGGTGACGTGCGCGATGAAATGGTGCAAATGATTGCACGAGAAGTGGCCGCAGCGAACGTGGACATGACGATCAAGGTTTTCCCCGGCTCCAGCCTGGTGAAAGCGCAGGAGCAATGGAAAGCCATGCTCAGCGGTCAGATTGACATGACTTCCCTTCCTCTGGACTACGCCTCGGGCTTCCACCCCCAATTCGGCGCCACACTGATGCCAGGCTTGGTCAAAGGCCATGCTCATGCCCGCCGCATCAACGACTCGGCCTTCCTGAAAGACATCAAGGGCATCATCGAAAAAGGGGGCGTCAAAGTGCTGGCTGACGCTTGGTTGGCGGGCGCTTTTGGCGGCAAGGACAAATGCATCAAGAAGCCTGACGATGTGGTCGGCATGAAAGTTCGCTCCGCGGGGGCCACGTTCTCCCAGATGTGGGCCGGTGCTGGCGCTTCCATCGTGTCCATTCCTTCGAGTGAGGTGTACAGCGCATTGCAGCAAGGCGTGGCCACTGGAACCGACACCTCTACCGGCAGCTTTGTTTCGTTCCGTCTGTATGAACAACTGAAGTGCGTGACCGCCCCTGGAGACAACGCTCTGTGGTTTATGTACGAGCCCGTTCTGATCTCGATGAAGAGCTGGGATAAGCTCAATCCGGCGCAACAAAAGGCGCTGATGGCGGCTTCGCAGAAAGCTGAAAACTTCTTTGAAGCCGAGTCCAAGAAGTTGGACGAAAAAATGGTGGAGACCTTCAAAGCCAACAAAGTTGAAGTGGTGACACTGACTGATGCTGAGGCCGACGCCTGGCGCGCCGTGGCCCAGAAAACGTCTTACAAGGAATTTGCCGACAAGGTACCTGGCGGCAAAGAATTGATCGAGAAGGCGCTAAGTGTCAAGTAA
- a CDS encoding TRAP transporter small permease subunit, with amino-acid sequence MSSKAAPFWITGVQAVSRAFGVGSALMILVSIGVVCQMVFVRAVLGQSSIWQTEFVMYSLVAATFLGAPYILLTRGHVAVDVLPLMVRPPARRALHLVGSLIALTFCGLFFYASVPWWWDAFQSNHTTSSIWRARLWIPYLSVPVGLGLLCLQYLAEIWQVITQREHPFGLSPEDRL; translated from the coding sequence GTGTCAAGTAAAGCAGCGCCCTTCTGGATCACCGGGGTCCAGGCCGTCTCCCGCGCCTTTGGCGTGGGCTCGGCCCTGATGATCCTGGTGTCCATTGGCGTGGTTTGCCAGATGGTGTTCGTTCGGGCCGTGCTCGGCCAATCCTCCATCTGGCAAACCGAGTTCGTCATGTACTCGCTGGTGGCCGCCACCTTTTTGGGCGCGCCTTACATTTTGCTCACCCGTGGGCATGTCGCTGTAGATGTGCTTCCCCTGATGGTGCGACCACCGGCGCGGCGTGCCTTACACCTGGTGGGCAGCCTGATCGCGCTGACTTTCTGTGGACTGTTCTTTTATGCCTCCGTACCGTGGTGGTGGGATGCCTTTCAAAGCAACCACACGACATCGTCAATCTGGCGTGCCCGGCTTTGGATTCCCTACCTTTCGGTGCCGGTGGGTTTGGGCCTACTGTGTCTGCAGTACCTGGCCGAGATCTGGCAAGTCATCACGCAACGTGAACATCCGTTCGGTCTGTCTCCTGAAGACCGACTCTGA
- a CDS encoding TRAP transporter large permease, translated as MSALAIGSLIFFATILVLGTGLPIAFGLGAVALMFMVIFDGWNSVHFLPETIFAGLSDFTLVSLPMFVIMGAAVASSRAGSDLYEALARWLHRVPGSLVISNIGACALFSALTGSSPATCAAIGKMGIPEMRKRGYDADLATGAIAAGGTLGILIPPSITMILYGIASETSIGRLFLAGVLPGIMLTLLFMAWALFISWKRGTVLVDADRIYTMKEKLELLPKLLPFMAVIVGVVYALYGGIATPSEAAGVGAALCLVMVIVIYKVWKPADLWHILRDGLRESGMLLLIIGTSILFGYMMSSLQVTQSVAEAIGAMQVNRWVIMAAINLLLLVAGMFLPPAAIILMTTPILMPVITSAGFDPIWFGVILTINMELGLITPPVGLNLFVINGITPDVRLPTILKGAFPFMLCMVVAILLLCVFPEIATWLPKALMG; from the coding sequence ATGAGCGCTCTGGCCATTGGCTCGTTGATTTTTTTTGCCACGATACTGGTTCTAGGCACGGGGCTGCCTATCGCTTTTGGCCTGGGCGCTGTGGCGCTGATGTTCATGGTCATCTTTGATGGCTGGAACAGCGTGCACTTCCTTCCCGAAACGATTTTTGCAGGCCTGAGCGACTTCACATTGGTGTCGTTGCCGATGTTCGTCATCATGGGGGCGGCGGTGGCAAGTTCTCGTGCGGGTAGTGATTTGTACGAAGCCCTGGCGCGCTGGTTGCACCGCGTCCCCGGCTCGCTGGTGATTTCCAACATTGGCGCCTGCGCTCTTTTTTCCGCGCTGACAGGGTCCTCGCCCGCCACTTGCGCTGCCATCGGCAAGATGGGGATTCCGGAAATGCGCAAGCGCGGTTACGACGCAGATTTAGCAACGGGTGCCATTGCCGCCGGCGGAACATTGGGCATCCTGATTCCGCCCAGCATCACCATGATCCTCTATGGCATCGCCTCGGAAACATCCATTGGTCGATTGTTCTTGGCCGGCGTCTTGCCAGGGATCATGCTCACACTGTTGTTCATGGCTTGGGCACTATTTATAAGCTGGAAGCGCGGCACGGTGCTGGTGGATGCGGACCGCATCTACACGATGAAAGAAAAACTGGAACTGCTGCCCAAGTTGTTGCCGTTTATGGCGGTGATCGTGGGCGTTGTCTACGCGCTGTATGGCGGTATCGCGACGCCGTCTGAAGCGGCGGGCGTGGGCGCTGCGCTGTGCCTCGTCATGGTGATCGTGATTTACAAAGTCTGGAAGCCGGCCGACCTGTGGCACATCTTGCGCGATGGCCTGCGCGAGTCCGGCATGTTGCTGCTCATCATCGGCACCTCGATTTTGTTTGGCTACATGATGTCTTCGCTGCAAGTCACTCAATCAGTGGCGGAGGCGATTGGCGCCATGCAAGTCAACCGCTGGGTCATCATGGCCGCAATCAATTTGTTGCTTCTGGTGGCTGGCATGTTTCTGCCGCCTGCCGCCATCATCCTGATGACCACGCCCATTCTGATGCCGGTGATCACCTCGGCAGGGTTCGATCCGATCTGGTTCGGTGTCATCCTCACGATCAACATGGAACTGGGCCTGATCACACCGCCCGTCGGTTTGAACCTGTTCGTGATCAATGGCATCACGCCCGACGTTCGGCTGCCCACAATCCTGAAAGGCGCTTTCCCCTTCATGCTGTGCATGGTGGTGGCCATCCTTCTTCTCTGCGTGTTCCCTGAAATCGCGACTTGGTTGCCCAAAGCCTTGATGGGATAA
- a CDS encoding malonyl-CoA decarboxylase: protein MNMLEKLLQLTQKARSDRSLEPLIKSCHLLVSERGQANVYALAVQVIEGYKGLPATRREAFFAALATDFAPNPEAVLQAATQYAAAQSAKHLAALTHAVEAPRQELLRRINRAPGGTAMLLAMRVDLLGLRKGNPELAAVDADFLHLLTSWFNPGFLRMERVDWQSSAALLEKIIQHEAVHEISGWSDLRRRLQPDRRCYAFFHPQLGDEPLIFVEVALVDDMADAIAPLIESKPEAANADGTRTAVFYSISNCQPGLRGVSLGNFLIKKVADQLRSELPQLKTFCTLSPIPAFVRWLDSQPNEDDQWSMALQRVTAWRQLHATPTGDQLTRMPKPLRQDLTSLCARFLVKQSHVSLGDPVARFHLDNGARLERINFAADLSRKGIKQSLGLMVNYLYDIGEVETRHQDFVNQKVSHSVAVRRQLKPQA, encoded by the coding sequence ATGAACATGCTAGAAAAACTGCTCCAGCTGACCCAAAAGGCTCGCAGCGATCGCTCCCTGGAACCCTTGATCAAGTCCTGCCATCTGCTCGTCTCGGAGCGTGGTCAGGCCAACGTCTATGCGCTGGCGGTGCAGGTCATCGAGGGATACAAGGGTCTGCCAGCGACGCGGCGGGAGGCTTTTTTTGCGGCGCTCGCTACCGATTTCGCACCAAATCCCGAAGCTGTATTGCAAGCCGCCACACAATACGCAGCGGCGCAGTCCGCGAAGCACCTGGCCGCCCTCACCCACGCGGTCGAAGCACCACGGCAGGAACTTTTGCGCCGCATCAATCGTGCGCCTGGCGGCACCGCCATGCTGCTGGCGATGCGTGTTGATCTGCTAGGCCTGCGCAAAGGCAACCCCGAGTTGGCCGCTGTGGACGCCGACTTTCTGCACCTGCTGACCTCCTGGTTCAATCCTGGTTTTCTGCGAATGGAGCGGGTCGACTGGCAATCCAGCGCAGCCCTGCTGGAGAAGATCATCCAGCACGAAGCCGTGCACGAAATCAGCGGCTGGAGCGACTTGCGCCGCCGATTGCAGCCCGACCGGCGTTGTTACGCCTTTTTCCACCCCCAGCTCGGCGACGAGCCCCTCATCTTCGTGGAAGTGGCTCTGGTGGATGACATGGCCGACGCCATCGCGCCGCTGATCGAATCCAAGCCAGAGGCGGCCAACGCAGATGGTACGCGCACCGCCGTTTTTTATTCGATAAGCAATTGCCAACCCGGCTTGCGCGGTGTGTCGCTGGGCAACTTTCTGATTAAAAAAGTCGCCGACCAGTTGCGCAGCGAGCTGCCCCAGCTCAAAACCTTTTGCACGCTGTCGCCCATCCCAGCTTTCGTGCGTTGGCTCGACAGCCAACCCAATGAGGACGATCAGTGGTCAATGGCGTTGCAACGGGTGACTGCCTGGCGCCAACTCCATGCCACGCCAACGGGCGACCAGCTCACCCGGATGCCCAAGCCGCTGCGCCAAGACCTCACCAGCTTGTGTGCCCGTTTCCTTGTCAAGCAGTCCCATGTGTCTCTCGGTGATCCCGTAGCGCGCTTTCACCTGGACAACGGCGCTCGCCTGGAGAGAATCAACTTCGCCGCTGATCTGTCGCGCAAAGGCATCAAGCAGTCGCTGGGCCTGATGGTGAACTACCTCTACGACATTGGTGAAGTGGAAACGCGCCACCAGGATTTCGTCAACCAGAAAGTGAGCCATTCCGTCGCCGTGCGCCGCCAGCTCAAACCTCAAGCCTGA
- a CDS encoding malonyl-CoA synthase: protein MNASTNNLYAKFHHAFADAMSEVAIETEDGQSWTFNDLHQQSAQMANWLQAQGVAPGARAMVQVEKSVPALVFYLACLRAGVVYVPLNTAYQSAELAYFMENAEPSVFVADPSKVDGLRELAARIGVPHLLTLCGDGQGSLIDATQSLSTEHNIQDLPSGNLAAILYTSGTTGRSKGAQLTHSNLASNALTLHKLWGWKAGDVLIHALPIFHVHGLFVAVHCALLNASKMLWMSKFSPQRTLEWLPRATVFMGVPTLYVRLLQESRLNPVACAHMRLFISGSAPLLAETFREWQDRTGHTILERYGMSETTMLTSNPYADKDGPRLGGTVGRALPGVDLRCVSEHGESCAPGDIGDIEVRGPNVFPGYWRMPEANAKEFTADGWFKTGDVGKISAEGYVTIVGRSKDLIITGGYNVYPAEVEGYINDLPGVAESAVIGCPHADFGEGVVAVVVAKAGEKLNAEALLQAIKSQIANFKVPKHLFVVDELPRNVMGKVQKKALRETYSGVFQRS, encoded by the coding sequence ATGAACGCCTCCACGAACAACCTTTACGCCAAGTTCCACCACGCCTTTGCCGACGCAATGTCAGAAGTGGCCATCGAGACGGAGGACGGCCAAAGCTGGACCTTTAACGACCTCCACCAACAATCGGCTCAAATGGCTAACTGGCTGCAAGCACAGGGAGTTGCGCCAGGGGCGCGGGCCATGGTGCAAGTTGAAAAATCGGTTCCTGCGCTGGTGTTTTACCTCGCGTGCCTGCGCGCAGGCGTGGTCTATGTGCCGCTGAACACCGCCTACCAGTCGGCCGAGCTGGCCTATTTCATGGAAAATGCAGAGCCCAGCGTGTTCGTGGCCGATCCGTCTAAGGTCGACGGCCTTCGGGAACTGGCTGCACGCATCGGTGTCCCCCATTTGCTCACCCTTTGTGGCGACGGTCAGGGCAGCCTGATCGATGCCACGCAGAGCCTGTCCACTGAACACAACATCCAAGACTTGCCCTCCGGCAATCTGGCCGCCATCCTCTACACCAGCGGCACCACCGGTCGCAGCAAAGGCGCCCAATTGACCCACAGCAACCTGGCCTCCAACGCCCTCACGCTGCACAAGCTATGGGGTTGGAAGGCGGGTGACGTACTGATCCATGCGTTGCCGATCTTCCATGTGCATGGCCTTTTTGTCGCCGTGCATTGCGCCCTGCTCAACGCCAGCAAGATGCTCTGGATGAGCAAGTTCAGCCCCCAGCGGACCCTGGAATGGTTACCCCGCGCGACCGTGTTCATGGGTGTTCCCACCTTGTATGTGCGCCTGCTGCAAGAGAGCCGCCTGAACCCAGTCGCCTGTGCCCACATGCGCTTGTTCATCAGCGGTTCGGCACCCTTGTTGGCAGAGACCTTTCGTGAATGGCAAGACCGCACCGGCCACACAATCCTGGAGCGCTACGGCATGAGCGAGACCACCATGCTCACTTCCAACCCTTACGCCGACAAAGACGGTCCACGCTTGGGCGGCACCGTGGGTCGCGCCTTACCCGGAGTTGACCTGCGCTGCGTCTCAGAACATGGCGAGTCTTGCGCCCCAGGTGACATCGGCGACATCGAAGTGCGCGGCCCCAATGTGTTCCCCGGCTACTGGCGCATGCCTGAGGCCAACGCCAAGGAGTTCACCGCCGACGGTTGGTTCAAAACCGGCGATGTCGGCAAGATTAGCGCCGAGGGCTATGTCACCATCGTCGGTCGAAGCAAAGACCTGATCATCACGGGGGGCTACAACGTCTACCCCGCTGAAGTGGAGGGGTACATCAACGATCTGCCCGGCGTGGCCGAATCAGCCGTGATAGGTTGCCCACACGCCGATTTCGGTGAAGGCGTGGTGGCGGTAGTTGTAGCCAAGGCCGGTGAAAAACTGAATGCAGAAGCGCTATTGCAGGCCATCAAATCTCAGATTGCCAACTTCAAAGTTCCAAAGCATTTGTTTGTGGTGGATGAGTTGCCTCGTAACGTAATGGGCAAAGTTCAGAAAAAGGCGTTGAGGGAAACCTACTCAGGGGTGTTTCAAAGAAGCTGA
- the rplQ gene encoding 50S ribosomal protein L17, whose translation MRHGHGLRKLNRTSSHRLAMLRNMMNSLIEHEAIKTTVPKAKELRRVIEPMITLAKVATVANRRLAFDRLRDRDSVVKLFNELGPRFNARPGGYTRILKMGFRVGDNAPMALVEFVDRAEEIVAVEDIEAA comes from the coding sequence ATGCGTCACGGACACGGATTACGTAAACTCAATCGCACTAGCTCGCACCGACTTGCTATGTTGCGCAACATGATGAACTCGCTCATTGAGCATGAAGCCATCAAGACTACAGTCCCAAAGGCTAAAGAATTGCGCCGAGTCATTGAGCCAATGATTACATTGGCAAAAGTGGCGACTGTTGCCAATCGCCGTTTGGCTTTTGATCGCCTTCGGGACCGTGATAGCGTCGTCAAGCTGTTCAACGAACTCGGACCACGTTTCAATGCCCGTCCAGGCGGCTACACCCGCATTTTGAAAATGGGTTTCCGTGTTGGTGACAACGCGCCTATGGCTTTGGTTGAATTTGTTGACCGTGCAGAAGAAATAGTTGCGGTTGAGGACATAGAAGCTGCTTAA
- the rpoA gene encoding DNA-directed RNA polymerase subunit alpha gives MQNSLLKPKTINVEQLGPNRAKVALEPFERGYGHTLGNALRRVLLSSMSGYAPTEVTIAGVLHEYSSIDGVQEDVVNILLNLKGVVFKLHNRDEVTLSLRKDGEGVVTAADIQTPHDVEIINPDHVIANLSHGGKLDMQVKVEKGRGYVPGSMRRHADEPSKAVGRIVLDASFSPVRRVSYTVESARVEQRTDLDKLVVDIETNGALSAEDAVRASAKILVEQLAVFAQLEGSELVFDAPAPRGAAQFDPILLRPVDELELTVRSANCLKAENIYYIGDLIQRTENELLKTPNLGRKSLNEIKEVLASRGLTLGMKLENWPPAALEKR, from the coding sequence GTGCAAAATAGTTTACTAAAACCAAAAACAATCAACGTCGAACAGCTTGGCCCAAATCGGGCCAAAGTCGCTTTGGAACCATTTGAGCGAGGCTATGGCCACACTCTGGGTAATGCATTGCGCCGAGTGTTGCTGTCATCAATGTCCGGCTATGCGCCAACTGAGGTAACCATTGCTGGTGTGCTGCACGAGTACTCGTCTATTGACGGTGTACAAGAGGATGTCGTGAACATCTTGTTGAATTTGAAGGGCGTGGTCTTTAAATTGCACAACCGTGACGAAGTCACATTGAGCCTTCGCAAAGACGGTGAAGGCGTTGTTACTGCCGCTGACATTCAAACTCCGCATGATGTCGAGATCATCAACCCGGATCACGTGATTGCCAATTTGTCACACGGTGGCAAGTTGGACATGCAAGTCAAGGTCGAGAAAGGCCGGGGCTATGTGCCTGGTTCAATGCGGCGTCATGCTGACGAGCCAAGCAAGGCTGTTGGCCGTATTGTTTTGGACGCATCGTTCTCCCCCGTTCGACGCGTGAGCTATACGGTCGAAAGCGCTCGCGTTGAGCAGCGTACTGACCTGGACAAGTTGGTGGTCGACATCGAGACCAATGGTGCACTTTCTGCGGAAGACGCAGTGCGTGCTTCTGCCAAAATCTTGGTTGAGCAACTGGCTGTTTTTGCTCAATTAGAAGGCAGTGAGTTGGTATTTGATGCACCTGCCCCACGTGGTGCAGCCCAGTTTGATCCAATCTTGTTGCGACCAGTCGATGAGTTGGAGCTTACTGTCCGCTCTGCAAACTGCCTGAAAGCCGAAAATATTTATTACATCGGCGATTTGATCCAGCGTACAGAGAACGAACTCCTCAAGACTCCTAATCTTGGGCGCAAGTCCCTGAACGAAATTAAAGAGGTCTTGGCCTCTAGGGGGCTAACTTTGGGCATGAAGCTCGAAAATTGGCCACCAGCCGCTTTGGAAAAGCGGTAA
- the rpsD gene encoding 30S ribosomal protein S4, translating into MARYLGPKAKLSRREGTDLFLKSARRSIGDKSKFDSKPGQHGRTSGARTSDYGLQLREKQKVKRMYGVLEKQFRRYFEEADRRKGNTGSNLLALLESRLDNVVYRMGFGSTRAEARQLVSHKAMNVNGKSVNIPSYMVKAGDIISVRDKSKKQTRIAEALQLAQQVGMPAWVEVSLEKAEGTFKTVPDRDQFAADVNESLIVELYSR; encoded by the coding sequence GTGGCACGTTACCTAGGTCCTAAGGCCAAACTCTCACGCCGAGAAGGCACTGACCTGTTTCTAAAGAGCGCCCGTCGCTCTATTGGCGACAAGTCAAAATTTGATTCAAAACCCGGACAGCATGGCCGTACCTCCGGAGCCCGCACTTCGGACTATGGTTTGCAATTGCGTGAAAAGCAGAAGGTCAAGCGCATGTATGGTGTTTTGGAGAAGCAATTCCGACGCTATTTCGAAGAAGCTGACCGTCGCAAGGGGAACACTGGTTCCAACCTGCTGGCGCTGCTTGAGTCCCGCTTGGACAATGTCGTCTACCGCATGGGCTTTGGGTCGACCAGAGCTGAAGCTCGTCAGTTGGTATCGCACAAGGCGATGAATGTCAATGGCAAGAGCGTGAATATCCCGTCTTACATGGTTAAGGCCGGCGACATCATTTCTGTACGTGACAAGTCAAAGAAGCAGACCCGCATCGCTGAGGCCTTGCAATTGGCTCAGCAAGTCGGCATGCCAGCTTGGGTGGAAGTCAGCTTGGAAAAAGCTGAAGGAACATTCAAAACTGTGCCAGACCGCGATCAGTTTGCTGCTGACGTCAATGAGTCTCTTATCGTTGAGTTGTATTCTCGATAA
- the rpsK gene encoding 30S ribosomal protein S11, with amino-acid sequence MAKSPANNAAQRVRKKVRKNIADGVAHVHASFNNTIITITDRQGNALSWASSGGQGFKGSRKSTPFAAQVASEVAGRAALEQGIKNLDVEIKGPGPGRESSVRALAALGIRINMIADVTPVPHNGCRPQKRRRI; translated from the coding sequence ATGGCTAAATCCCCCGCCAATAATGCGGCCCAGCGGGTCCGTAAAAAAGTTCGCAAGAATATCGCTGACGGTGTGGCACACGTTCACGCCTCGTTCAACAACACGATTATTACGATCACGGACCGCCAAGGCAACGCCTTGTCTTGGGCTTCTTCTGGTGGTCAAGGATTTAAGGGTTCGCGTAAATCTACTCCTTTCGCAGCTCAGGTTGCATCGGAAGTCGCTGGACGCGCAGCACTTGAACAGGGCATCAAGAATCTTGACGTCGAAATCAAGGGACCAGGTCCTGGCCGTGAATCTTCGGTTCGCGCTTTGGCCGCACTTGGCATTCGCATCAACATGATTGCTGATGTGACGCCTGTTCCCCACAACGGCTGCCGCCCTCAAAAGCGTCGTCGTATTTAA
- the rpsM gene encoding 30S ribosomal protein S13: MARIAGINIPPQQHSEIGLTAIFGIGRTRARQICEACGIAYSKKVKDLTDSDLEKIRDHIAQFTIEGDLRRETTMNIKRLMDIGCYRGFRHRRGLPMRGQRTRTNARTRKGPRKAAQSLKK, encoded by the coding sequence ATGGCACGTATTGCTGGTATCAATATTCCACCGCAACAGCATTCTGAAATTGGCCTAACGGCAATTTTTGGAATCGGTCGCACACGAGCTCGTCAAATTTGCGAAGCTTGTGGTATCGCTTACTCCAAGAAGGTCAAAGATTTGACCGACTCGGATTTGGAAAAAATTCGCGATCACATCGCTCAGTTCACGATTGAAGGTGACTTGCGCCGTGAGACAACAATGAACATCAAGCGATTGATGGACATTGGTTGCTACCGCGGTTTCCGTCATCGTCGCGGTTTGCCCATGCGTGGGCAACGGACTCGCACCAACGCCCGTACCCGCAAAGGTCCGCGCAAGGCTGCTCAGTCACTGAAAAAATAA
- the rpmJ gene encoding 50S ribosomal protein L36 has product MKVSASVKKICRNCKVIRRKGVVRVICTDPRHKQRQG; this is encoded by the coding sequence ATGAAGGTTTCGGCTTCGGTCAAGAAAATTTGCCGTAACTGCAAGGTAATTCGGCGTAAGGGCGTTGTGCGCGTGATCTGTACAGATCCACGTCACAAGCAGCGCCAGGGTTAA